Proteins encoded within one genomic window of Methanosarcina barkeri str. Wiesmoor:
- a CDS encoding MATE family efflux transporter: MFNVALPASAQQLSMFLSMMFMNYIIVLVSGTDGVAVYATGWRIATIATAHLMGMATAVISVCGTAIGAHDYIKAKVAPSYSIRLGFLIECVAGILIFAFSMPIVPIFTQSEGATHITGDLAHFLRVMCIFYPMLALGLFSSSFFQEAGKGLNSLIATLLRTTIFTPLFAALLAFIFNMGQAGAWWGLVIGNGIGSLLMYIWAEYFLRALLRTKYITRTEGTSA, from the coding sequence ATCTTCAATGTTGCACTTCCGGCTTCAGCCCAGCAGCTTTCCATGTTCCTGTCAATGATGTTCATGAACTACATTATTGTGCTTGTAAGTGGCACTGATGGAGTTGCGGTCTATGCGACAGGATGGAGAATAGCAACAATTGCAACTGCTCATTTAATGGGAATGGCAACTGCTGTAATTTCCGTATGTGGAACTGCAATCGGAGCCCATGATTATATAAAGGCAAAGGTTGCTCCTTCTTACTCTATCAGGCTTGGATTCCTTATAGAATGTGTGGCAGGAATTCTTATATTTGCGTTCTCCATGCCGATAGTGCCCATATTTACACAGTCCGAAGGTGCAACCCACATAACTGGCGATCTTGCCCACTTCCTGCGTGTGATGTGCATCTTCTATCCCATGCTTGCACTTGGCCTCTTTTCCTCCTCTTTCTTCCAGGAAGCAGGAAAAGGTCTTAACTCTCTGATTGCAACCCTTCTCAGAACTACTATCTTCACCCCTCTATTTGCAGCTCTACTGGCTTTTATCTTTAATATGGGGCAGGCGGGAGCCTGGTGGGGTTTAGTCATAGGCAATGGAATCGGCTCTCTGTTGATGTATATTTGGGCAGAATATTTCCTGAGAGCACTATTAAGAACAAAATATATTACAAGGACTGAAGGAACTTCAGCTTGA
- a CDS encoding PGF-CTERM sorting domain-containing protein — protein MKNYLPMLLMLIFISGAVLSIAVAGAADNPVVNETVSKVLKTNECVNKSTNQSTSQNQTCNINKTESINQTEPTTETPVAEQKFRVGPTVVLRPVNDVITKDEDGLVELYIDNPSLNDVTLNVDARIGVPSGIHVYGQDFAQTGAAGTAYGTFSVPSGSARTISIDLKGDKVGTYTVHFSGLYWPGDNKDSYNPISLSHPFEVKEASENSEKASSSDDNGEVEAENTGGVKAEGQGSFSAPGFGILVAAIGLLGVYAVKKK, from the coding sequence TTGAAAAACTATTTGCCCATGCTATTGATGTTGATCTTTATTTCTGGGGCTGTACTCTCAATTGCTGTTGCTGGTGCCGCCGATAACCCCGTAGTAAACGAAACGGTATCAAAGGTTTTAAAGACCAACGAATGTGTCAATAAATCTACTAATCAATCTACATCACAGAATCAGACATGTAACATAAACAAGACTGAGTCCATAAACCAGACTGAACCTACGACAGAAACTCCTGTGGCTGAACAGAAGTTCAGGGTGGGACCGACTGTGGTACTGAGGCCGGTTAATGATGTAATAACCAAAGACGAAGATGGCCTTGTTGAACTCTATATTGATAATCCGTCCCTCAATGATGTGACTCTGAATGTGGATGCAAGGATTGGCGTACCCTCTGGGATTCATGTATACGGACAGGATTTTGCTCAGACTGGTGCAGCTGGTACGGCTTATGGAACATTTTCCGTGCCTTCCGGAAGTGCCCGGACAATCTCTATTGATCTCAAGGGAGATAAAGTCGGCACTTATACTGTACATTTCAGTGGTCTCTACTGGCCTGGAGACAATAAGGACAGTTACAACCCGATTTCACTCAGTCATCCTTTTGAAGTCAAGGAAGCTTCCGAAAATTCTGAAAAGGCTTCCAGCTCTGATGATAATGGAGAAGTCGAAGCTGAAAATACTGGAGGAGTAAAAGCTGAAGGACAGGGTTCATTTAGTGCTCCTGGATTTGGAATACTAGTTGCAGCTATAGGTCTGTTAGGGGTTTATGCTGTTAAGAAGAAGTAA
- the hisI gene encoding phosphoribosyl-AMP cyclohydrolase, protein MIDFDALKSEKGLILAVVQDQLSREVLMCAYMNREALEKTVETGITHFWSRSRQQLWKKGETSGHVQKVKEIRVDCDMDSLLLLVEQVGGACHMGYRSCFYRNLEGEVVGEKVFEPDEVYKS, encoded by the coding sequence ATGATTGATTTTGATGCTTTGAAATCCGAGAAGGGTCTTATCCTTGCTGTGGTTCAGGACCAGCTTAGCAGGGAGGTGCTCATGTGCGCCTATATGAACCGGGAAGCCCTTGAGAAGACCGTAGAGACCGGAATTACACACTTCTGGAGCAGAAGCAGACAGCAGTTATGGAAAAAAGGAGAGACTTCAGGGCATGTACAGAAAGTGAAAGAAATAAGGGTTGACTGTGACATGGACTCTCTTCTCCTGCTCGTGGAACAGGTAGGTGGAGCCTGCCATATGGGATATAGATCCTGTTTTTATAGAAACCTTGAAGGAGAGGTTGTGGGAGAAAAGGTCTTTGAGCCTGATGAGGTATATAAATCTTAA
- a CDS encoding amylo-alpha-1,6-glucosidase has product MSGIRFGADSFSTYEEGIKKEWIVGNGLGGYASSTVIGTGTRTYHGLLVAAPENPPGRFVLLSSLDEEVSINKEVYQLATHKYPDTVFPSGFSYLSKFILVPFPLWVYQPGDFTIKKKVFMIHNSNTTCILYDIKSRREGALLRIFPLVNSRNFHYTVHSGELSFSQKADPAGVKLESSNGCTFSLSSNLQYHSDPKWYYNFEYDTEKQRGLNFQEDNFNPGYFESKLKLGTSHFFIAASTEDISSLTLEQVEESYTRETYRQNLLAFNSRLTEPFALKLLRATDSFIVKNPSSGESTVIAGYHWFSDWGRDTMISIPGLLLIPRRFEEAKFILKNFSRNCKRGLIPNAFLALGGEPIYNTVDASLWFIHTVGRYFAYTKDFLFLSDVWDTVENIIENYRKGTDFGIGMDSDYLIRQGPQLTWMDAKIGEQAVTPRAGKACEINALWYNALKTASNLGTHLGKNISSYETLAAGVASNFESVFWNPETNCLFDLVSQDEAGNEIKDPAIRPNQIFAVAMPYTSLSLEKEKAIVRRVEKDLLTPFGLRTLSSDHPAYKGHYQGDAAARDAAYHNGTVWPWLLGAYVKAYRKVHNYSKESLEDMRALLQGFDTHLETAGIGTISEVFDGDYPYTPGGCIAQAWSVAEILRAYVEDVLGIKP; this is encoded by the coding sequence ATGAGTGGAATCAGGTTTGGAGCAGATTCCTTTTCCACATACGAGGAAGGAATAAAGAAAGAGTGGATCGTAGGAAACGGACTCGGGGGATATGCCTCATCTACAGTAATAGGGACAGGCACAAGGACTTATCATGGACTGCTTGTGGCAGCTCCAGAAAACCCACCAGGAAGGTTTGTATTGCTTTCTTCCCTTGATGAGGAAGTTTCGATTAACAAGGAAGTTTATCAGCTTGCAACCCATAAGTATCCTGATACTGTGTTTCCTTCAGGCTTCAGTTACCTCTCCAAATTTATCCTTGTTCCTTTTCCTCTCTGGGTTTACCAGCCCGGAGACTTTACCATAAAGAAAAAAGTCTTCATGATTCACAACAGCAACACAACCTGCATTCTCTATGACATTAAATCCAGGAGAGAAGGAGCTCTGCTAAGAATCTTTCCGCTGGTAAATTCCAGAAATTTCCATTACACTGTTCATTCAGGAGAACTTTCCTTTAGTCAGAAGGCCGATCCTGCAGGAGTAAAATTGGAAAGCTCTAACGGCTGTACCTTCTCGCTTTCATCCAATCTTCAATATCATTCCGATCCTAAATGGTACTATAACTTTGAGTATGATACTGAGAAGCAAAGGGGACTCAACTTCCAGGAAGATAATTTCAATCCGGGTTACTTTGAAAGCAAACTCAAACTGGGTACCTCCCATTTTTTCATTGCCGCTTCAACCGAAGATATTTCTTCTCTGACGCTCGAACAGGTTGAAGAATCCTATACAAGAGAAACCTACCGACAAAATCTTCTTGCCTTCAATTCAAGGCTTACCGAACCCTTTGCTCTTAAGCTTCTCAGGGCAACAGACTCTTTTATAGTGAAGAATCCTTCTTCAGGTGAAAGTACAGTGATTGCAGGATATCACTGGTTTTCAGACTGGGGGCGGGACACTATGATCTCTATTCCTGGCTTGCTTTTAATTCCCCGTCGTTTTGAAGAGGCAAAATTCATTCTCAAAAACTTTTCCAGGAATTGTAAGAGAGGCCTGATCCCGAATGCTTTTCTGGCACTTGGAGGGGAACCAATTTATAACACTGTGGACGCTTCTCTCTGGTTTATTCACACTGTGGGCCGATATTTCGCATATACGAAAGACTTCCTTTTCCTCTCGGATGTCTGGGATACCGTGGAGAACATCATAGAGAATTACCGTAAAGGTACGGATTTTGGAATTGGCATGGATTCCGATTATCTTATCCGTCAGGGTCCTCAGTTAACCTGGATGGATGCTAAAATAGGGGAACAAGCAGTGACCCCAAGAGCAGGCAAAGCCTGTGAAATTAATGCTCTATGGTATAATGCCCTGAAAACAGCCTCTAATCTGGGCACTCATTTAGGAAAAAATATTTCCTCATATGAAACTCTTGCAGCCGGAGTAGCTTCAAATTTTGAGAGTGTATTCTGGAATCCGGAGACAAATTGCCTCTTTGACCTCGTGTCTCAGGACGAAGCAGGAAATGAGATAAAAGACCCTGCGATCCGCCCCAACCAAATCTTCGCAGTAGCTATGCCTTATACTAGTCTGTCACTTGAGAAAGAAAAAGCAATAGTAAGGAGAGTTGAAAAAGATCTCCTTACTCCTTTTGGGCTTAGAACTCTTTCAAGTGACCATCCTGCTTATAAAGGACACTATCAAGGAGATGCGGCAGCCAGAGATGCCGCCTATCATAACGGGACGGTCTGGCCCTGGCTCCTTGGAGCTTATGTGAAAGCTTACCGGAAGGTTCACAACTATTCTAAAGAAAGCCTTGAAGATATGCGGGCTCTCCTGCAGGGTTTTGATACGCACCTTGAAACTGCAGGCATAGGCACAATTTCCGAAGTATTTGACGGGGATTATCCTTATACTCCAGGAGGCTGCATTGCTCAGGCCTGGAGCGTTGCGGAAATTCTCAGAGCGTACGTTGAGGATGTACTTGGAATCAAACCCTGA